One region of Tamandua tetradactyla isolate mTamTet1 chromosome 6, mTamTet1.pri, whole genome shotgun sequence genomic DNA includes:
- the LOC143687365 gene encoding amine oxidase [copper-containing] 3-like isoform X2, whose amino-acid sequence MAFVPSVVPWSPEHQLQRLQVTRKQLETEEQAAFPLGGPLPRYLYLASNHSNKWGHPRGYRIQVLSFAGEPLPQNSSMERAVSWGRYQLAVTQRKEEESGSTSIYNLNDPWTPTVDFTDFVNNETIAGQDLVAWVTAGFLHIPHAEDVPNTVTVGNGVGFFLRPYNFFDEDPSFDSADAVYFRRDEDSGDCEVNPLACLPETAACAPDLPAFSHGGFSRN is encoded by the exons ATGGCCTTTGTCCCCTCGGTGGTGCCCTGGAGCCCCGAGCACCAGCTGCAGAGGCTGCAGGTGACCCGCAAGCAGCTGGAGACGGAGGAGCAGGCCGCCTTCCCCCTGGGAGGCCCCCTGCCCCGCTACCTGTACCTGGCCAGCAACCATAGCAACAAGTGGGGTCACCCACGTGGCTACCGCATCCAGGTGCTCAGCTTTGCTGGGGAGCCACTGCCCCAAAACAGCTCCATGGAGAGAGCCGTCAGCTGGGGGAG GTACCAGCTGGCTGTGACCCAGCGGAAGGAAGAGGAATCCGGTAGCACCAGCATCTACAATTTGAATGACCCTTGGACACCAACTGTAGACTTCACTGACTTTGTCAACAACGAGACCATTGCAGGGCAG GACCTGGTGGCCTGGGTGACAGCTGGCTTCCTGCACATCCCACATGCAGAGGACGTCCCCAACACGGTGACTGTGGGGAACGGGGTGGGCTTCTTCCTCCGACCTTACAACTTCTTTGATGAGGACCCCTCCTTTGACTCTGCTGACGCCGTCTACTTCCGGAGAGACGAGGATTCAGGAGACTGTGAGGTCAACCCCCTGGCTTGCCTCCCCGAGACCGCTGCCTGTGCCCCTGACCTCCCTGCCTTCTCCCATGGGGGCTTCTCCCGTAACTAG